A window from Vicia villosa cultivar HV-30 ecotype Madison, WI unplaced genomic scaffold, Vvil1.0 ctg.000493F_1_1, whole genome shotgun sequence encodes these proteins:
- the LOC131628912 gene encoding uncharacterized protein LOC131628912, giving the protein MSQQSDSSSPKKLSLADAPNSVPRTEPVNPNQVLDVAPLRIVGVDDLKIKKSRTPHARRPKEYVQTKDANPSLSTSRANLPKEGSKYVHEAITKIVTRILDEQHQVPEISVPLQTVIPEPVAVTRANIIGKSSNDDDVHIVDDDVHTSDGDVQMNEEEESDDDVPKDNDNEDVTENVNDIGNIGADVGTGTAIRTCIHVVDLDDYSDNDLVAVVNPGIAKRLMTRKKGLIKSRDVSQSVSIGPTKSWSKVIPKKRKAQAIVDSDSDVDVDAQDIPLSKKLTTSNLGASVPEVPIDNISFHYPSSVNRWKYVHHNRLALEMELAQNVLENKEIMDLIHEAGLLKTVVHLPTCYEMLVKESDEAQHELEVTDNKICEVISAKQVKAWPLKGKLSASKLSIKYAMLHKIGAANWVPTNHQSTIANVLGKFIYDVGTKTNTPNILSESDVVCKREITLSFHYKLFQGTHVPDIVTTSAGTSKDNTHTGKATVITMLRETCKELESRKLTLEKLISSLDMEEGVDFVENEVGPAEDEEEEEAGQDDGTYE; this is encoded by the exons ATGTCGCAACAATCAGATTCCTCCTCTCCCAAGAAGTTGTCCCTCGCTGATGCTCCTAACTCCGTTCCAAGAACTGAaccggttaaccctaatcaagttCTTGATGTTGCTCCTTTAAGAATTGTTGGTGTTGATGATCTAAAGATCAAGAAATCTCGAACACCACATGCAAGAAGACCCAAGGAATATGTTCAAACTAAGGACGCTAATCCTTCCTTGTCTACTTCTCGTGCAAACTTACCCAAGGAGGGATCAAAGTATGTTCATGAAGCCATTACCAAAATTGTTACTCGTATCTTGGATGAACAACATCAGGTCCCTGAGATATCCGTTCCTCTACAAACTGTGATTCCTGAACCTGTTGCTGTAACTAGGGCAAACATCATAGGGAAGTCCTCTAATGATGATGATGTCCATATTGTAGATGATGACGTACACACTTCTGATGGTGATGTACaaatgaatgaggaggaagaaagTGATGATGATGTTCCTAAAGACAATGATAATGAAGATGTCACTGAGAATGTCAATGACATTGGGAATATTGGTGCTGATGTTGGTACAGGTACTGCTATAAGAACATGCATACATGTTGTGGATCTTGATGACTATTCTGATAATGATCTGGTAGCTGTTGTGAACCCTGGCATAGCCAAGAGGCTCATGACTAGGAAGAAAG GTCTCATAAAGAGCAGAGATGTATCTCAGAGTGTTTCTATTGGTCCTACCAAATCTTGGAGCAAAGTTATTCCCAAGAAAAGGAAGGCTCAAGCTATTGTTGACTCTGACTCTGATGTTGATGTTGATGCTCAAGACATTCCACTAAGTAAGAAACTAACAACTAGCAATCTGGGTGCTAGTGTTCCTGAGGTACCCATTGATAATATCTCCTTTCATTATCCTTCCAGTGTCAATAGGTGGAAATATGTTCACCATAACAGATTAGCTTTGGAAATGGAGTTGGCTCAGAATGTCCTTGAGAATAAAGAGATCATGGACCTGATTCATGAAGCTGGACTATTGAAAACTGTTGTTCATTTGCCTACGTGCTATGAAATGCTGGTTAAAGA ATCTGATGAAGCCCAACATGAGCTGGAAGTGACTGACAACAAAATATGTGAGGTTATCAGTGCTAAGCAGGTGAAAGCCTGGCCCCTGAAAGGAAAACTTTCTGCAAGCAAGCTCAGCATAAAATATGCAATGCTACACAAGATTGGAGCTGCTAACTGGGTGCCCACAAACCACCAGTCAACTATTGCTAATGTGCTGGGAAAGTTTATATATGATGTTGGAACCAAGACAAA TACCCCTAATATCCTAAGTGAAAGTGATGTTGTTTGCAAGAGAGaaattactttatcatttcaCTACAAACTGTTTCAAGGAACACATGTTCCTGACATTGTCACAACATCAGCTGGAACATCCAAAGACAACACACATACAGGTAAAGCTACTGTGATAACAATGCTCAGGGAAACATGCAAGGAGCTGGAGTCCAGAAAGCTGACTCTTGAAAAGTTAATCAGCTCTCTTGATATGGAAGAAGGTGTTGATTTTGTTGAGAATGAAGTAGGTCctgcagaagatgaagaagaagaagaggccgGTCAAGATGATGGAACATATGAATAA